A genomic window from Paraburkholderia phytofirmans OLGA172 includes:
- a CDS encoding ABC transporter permease, translated as MSDAMSAGPPAVTPAAARAHSRAPRGLFAAAALSALLVLLPIAFTFWRAASFGIGEAVDLIFRPLVGELLVNTLLITVSTTLVCAVVGTAAAWFVERTHLPGRRLWAVLAAAPLAMPAFISSYAWVSLSLDLQDFNGALLVLSSAYFPLVYLPVAAALRSMDPALEESARALGCNRWTTFVRVVLPQLRPALLGGMLLVALGVLSEFGAFTLLRFRTFTTQIYAEYRTSFDGGGASLLACLLIVICLIVLAFEFRVRGAARYERVDRGTRRAVLRYDLGAWRWIVVAGFAALAIATLGVPLGMIGYWLTQPGAAAVTPADVSPELLFNATISSLGFGLAAALLTTLLVVPLAFLLVRYPTRFATLFERTVFLAQGIPGLVIALAIVSLAVHALQALYQSATLLVIAYAMLFMPVALVSVRAAFMQAQPRLEETARALGLTWSQTLLRVVLPLAGPGLGAAAAMVFISVVTELNATLLLSPIDTQTLATQVWADTSTMAFAAAAPYAALLTGISLFASGLLFALLGKSALLGERS; from the coding sequence ATGAGCGATGCCATGTCAGCCGGCCCTCCGGCTGTAACCCCCGCCGCGGCGCGCGCCCATTCGCGCGCGCCGCGCGGTTTGTTCGCGGCAGCAGCACTCAGCGCTTTGCTGGTGTTGCTGCCGATTGCGTTTACCTTCTGGCGCGCGGCGAGCTTCGGTATCGGCGAGGCCGTCGACCTGATCTTCCGGCCGCTGGTAGGCGAACTGCTGGTCAACACACTGTTGATCACCGTGTCGACCACGCTCGTCTGCGCGGTCGTCGGCACGGCCGCCGCATGGTTTGTCGAACGCACGCATTTGCCGGGGCGTCGCCTCTGGGCCGTGCTCGCCGCCGCGCCGCTTGCAATGCCGGCCTTCATCTCGAGCTACGCATGGGTGTCGCTGAGTCTGGATTTGCAGGACTTCAACGGCGCGCTGCTGGTGCTGAGCTCCGCCTATTTCCCGCTCGTTTATCTGCCGGTGGCCGCGGCGTTGCGCAGTATGGACCCCGCGCTCGAAGAAAGCGCGCGCGCGCTCGGCTGCAACCGTTGGACCACGTTCGTTCGCGTCGTGCTGCCGCAACTGCGCCCTGCGCTGCTCGGCGGCATGCTGCTGGTGGCGCTCGGCGTGCTGTCCGAATTCGGCGCGTTTACGCTGCTGCGCTTTCGCACCTTCACCACGCAAATCTACGCGGAATACCGCACCAGTTTCGATGGCGGTGGCGCTTCGCTGCTCGCGTGCCTGCTGATCGTGATCTGCCTGATCGTTCTGGCGTTCGAGTTTCGGGTGCGCGGCGCGGCGCGTTATGAACGCGTCGATCGCGGCACACGCCGTGCGGTGTTGCGCTACGACCTCGGCGCTTGGCGCTGGATCGTCGTTGCCGGCTTCGCCGCGCTGGCGATCGCAACGCTCGGCGTGCCGCTCGGCATGATCGGCTATTGGCTCACGCAACCGGGCGCGGCTGCCGTCACACCGGCCGACGTGTCGCCCGAACTGCTGTTCAACGCGACCATCTCTTCGCTCGGTTTCGGGCTCGCCGCCGCGCTGCTGACCACGCTGCTGGTCGTGCCGCTCGCGTTCCTGCTGGTGCGCTATCCGACGCGTTTCGCGACGCTGTTCGAACGCACCGTGTTTCTGGCGCAAGGCATACCGGGGCTGGTGATCGCGCTGGCCATCGTGTCGCTCGCGGTGCATGCGCTGCAAGCGCTTTATCAAAGCGCGACGCTGCTGGTGATCGCTTACGCGATGCTGTTCATGCCGGTGGCATTGGTGAGCGTGCGCGCCGCCTTCATGCAGGCGCAGCCGCGCCTCGAAGAGACTGCACGCGCGCTCGGCCTGACCTGGTCGCAGACCCTCCTGCGCGTGGTGTTGCCGCTGGCGGGCCCGGGACTGGGCGCGGCCGCGGCGATGGTGTTCATCTCGGTCGTCACCGAGCTCAACGCGACGCTGCTGCTCTCCCCGATCGACACGCAAACACTCGCCACCCAAGTTTGGGCCGATACTTCGACGATGGCGTTCGCCGCCGCAGCGCCCTATGCGGCACTGCTCACCGGCATCTCGCTGTTCGCCTCCGGCCTGCTATTCGCGTTGCTCGGCAAATCGGCGTTGCTTGGCGAACGCAGCTGA
- a CDS encoding iron ABC transporter substrate-binding protein, with protein MAHSWFGTRLRLVSSAAALTLAAFAAVPSTAHAASITLYNAQHEQVVNVLAKDFEKQSGISVKIRNGEGPAMAAQIVAEGAATPADVYFTENSPELMLLEEKGLLNKVDGATLATVPARFNSPTGAWVGVTARESVLAYNTARLQASQLPQSLFDLAKPEWKGKVGIAPSDSDFLPLVSAVLALKGEAQTVQWLKGLKANAQIFDDDEGVVAAVNRGGVATGLINNYYWARLHAELGDAKTRSAIYHFGNGDVGAMVNVSGAAVLKSAHNTDGAQKFLAYLVSERAQQLMAKSHVMFEYPLHAGVAPDPILKPFAELNPPALTIQQLGDDSQAGKLLRQAGLL; from the coding sequence ATGGCTCATTCCTGGTTTGGCACCCGCCTGCGCCTCGTCAGCAGCGCCGCCGCGCTCACGCTCGCTGCGTTCGCGGCCGTGCCGTCGACGGCCCACGCTGCTTCGATCACGCTGTACAACGCGCAGCACGAACAGGTCGTCAATGTGCTCGCCAAAGACTTCGAGAAGCAGTCGGGCATTTCGGTGAAGATCCGCAACGGCGAAGGCCCGGCGATGGCTGCGCAAATCGTGGCGGAAGGCGCAGCGACGCCCGCCGACGTGTATTTCACGGAAAATTCGCCTGAGCTGATGCTGCTGGAAGAGAAAGGCCTGCTGAACAAGGTGGACGGTGCGACGCTCGCAACCGTGCCGGCGCGCTTCAACTCGCCGACCGGCGCATGGGTGGGCGTGACCGCACGCGAAAGCGTGCTGGCCTACAACACGGCCAGGCTGCAGGCATCGCAACTGCCGCAATCGCTGTTCGATCTGGCCAAGCCGGAATGGAAAGGCAAGGTCGGCATCGCACCGAGCGACAGCGACTTCCTGCCGCTGGTGAGCGCCGTGCTCGCGCTGAAGGGTGAAGCGCAAACCGTGCAATGGCTGAAGGGCCTGAAAGCCAACGCCCAGATTTTCGACGACGACGAAGGCGTGGTGGCAGCCGTCAATCGCGGCGGCGTCGCGACCGGTCTGATCAACAACTACTACTGGGCGCGTCTGCACGCTGAACTCGGCGATGCGAAAACCCGCAGCGCGATCTATCACTTTGGCAACGGCGACGTCGGCGCGATGGTGAACGTGTCGGGCGCAGCGGTACTGAAGTCGGCCCATAACACGGACGGCGCGCAGAAGTTTCTTGCGTACCTGGTGAGCGAACGCGCACAGCAGTTGATGGCGAAGAGCCACGTCATGTTCGAATATCCGCTGCACGCAGGCGTTGCACCGGACCCGATCCTCAAGCCTTTCGCTGAACTGAACCCGCCGGCGCTGACCATTCAGCAACTCGGCGACGACAGCCAGGCCGGCAAGCTGCTGCGTCAGGCAGGTTTGCTGTAA